One stretch of Diabrotica undecimpunctata isolate CICGRU chromosome 5, icDiaUnde3, whole genome shotgun sequence DNA includes these proteins:
- the RpS12 gene encoding small ribosomal subunit protein eS12 — protein sequence MSDNEVDDAPPAPQVQSGGPMDVNQALQEVLKTALIHDGVVHGLHEAAKALDKRQAVLCVLAENCDEPMYKKLVSALCSEHQIPLIKVDNNKKLGEWSGLCKIDNTGKARKVVGCSCVVIRDYGEESPALDVLRDYLKNAK from the exons ATGTCTGATAACGAAGT TGATGATGCACCCCCAGCCCCACAAGTACAATCTGGTGGGCCCATGGACGTAAACCAAGCACTCCAAGAAGTCTTGAAAACAGCCCTTATTCATGATGGAGTCGTTCATGGTTTGCATGAGGCTGCTAAAGCTTTAGATAAAAGACAAGCCGTGCTTTGTGTGCTCGCTGAAAACTGTGACGAACCTATGTATAAGAAACTGGtgtcagctttatgctcagaacaTCAAATTCCTCTTATTAAGGTAgataacaacaaaaaattaggAGAGTGGTCAGGGTTATGCAAAATTGATAACACTGGTAAAGCACGAAAGGTCGTTGGCTGTTCCTGCGTAGTCATTAgg gaCTATGGAGAAGAATCCCCAGCCTTAGATGTTCTTAGAGATTATCTTAAGAATGCTAAGTAA